Proteins encoded within one genomic window of uncultured Draconibacterium sp.:
- a CDS encoding PAS domain-containing protein yields MEKVKNDIKPSKRLVPPLMCWEFYYPKYRQTLKEAERKTELAALLSYSKKFNWKADLKKTLKNYPYVALILTDETKTILWVNDGFSEMTGYPKSYAINRNPGFLQGTETSEAAKLRIKKKIQLKKPFKQELVNYRKDGEMYNCEVRIFPLIGSNSTHFLALEREVA; encoded by the coding sequence TTGGAAAAAGTAAAAAATGATATAAAACCATCAAAAAGACTTGTGCCTCCTCTTATGTGTTGGGAATTTTATTATCCAAAATATCGACAGACTTTAAAGGAAGCAGAAAGAAAAACAGAACTAGCAGCACTACTTAGCTATTCAAAGAAGTTTAACTGGAAAGCAGATCTGAAAAAGACACTAAAAAATTATCCATACGTGGCATTGATATTAACCGACGAAACCAAAACAATTTTATGGGTTAACGATGGTTTTTCAGAAATGACAGGATATCCAAAATCATATGCCATAAACCGGAATCCGGGCTTTTTGCAAGGCACAGAAACTTCAGAAGCGGCAAAACTCAGAATCAAAAAGAAAATTCAACTAAAAAAACCTTTTAAACAAGAGCTTGTTAATTACCGAAAAGACGGTGAGATGTATAATTGCGAAGTCCGTATTTTTCCGCTTATTGGCAGTAATTCAACACATTTTTTAGCGCTAGAAAGAGAAGTCGCATAA
- the cobO gene encoding cob(I)yrinic acid a,c-diamide adenosyltransferase — MKGYTQVYTGNGKGKTTAAFGLALRAVGAGKKVFFAQFVKGKTYAEIEAVNKFLPDITIKQYGLGCFIVKKPTEQDIDAAQKGLAEVTEIIQSGQYDVVILDEANIALYYKLFPVESMLETIRKKPGNTELIITGRYAPQEIMDIADLVTEMKEIKHYYPNGVNARKGIEF; from the coding sequence ATGAAAGGTTATACACAAGTTTATACCGGTAACGGAAAAGGCAAAACAACAGCTGCTTTTGGCCTGGCGTTAAGAGCTGTTGGTGCCGGTAAAAAAGTATTCTTTGCCCAATTTGTGAAAGGAAAAACCTATGCTGAAATTGAAGCTGTAAACAAGTTTCTGCCAGATATAACCATTAAACAATATGGTTTGGGTTGTTTTATTGTAAAAAAACCAACAGAGCAAGACATTGACGCGGCACAAAAAGGCCTGGCAGAGGTTACAGAAATCATTCAATCAGGCCAATACGATGTAGTGATTTTAGATGAAGCCAACATTGCCTTGTATTACAAGCTTTTCCCGGTGGAATCTATGTTGGAAACTATCAGGAAAAAGCCCGGAAATACCGAACTGATTATTACCGGCCGATATGCACCACAGGAAATAATGGATATTGCTGATCTGGTAACCGAAATGAAGGAAATAAAACATTATTACCCAAACGGAGTTAATGCACGAAAAGGAATTGAATTTTAA
- a CDS encoding Lrp/AsnC family transcriptional regulator: MPVKTEKSSAGFPDKTDLTILEILQNDSSLTTKEVASRVNLSPTPVFERIKRLEKNGYIKKYRAVLDAEKLSRGFVVICNVRLKHHSKELGKKFTEAIMQIEEITECYNISGDFDFMLKIHVGSMQRYQDFVLNTLGEIDSIGNLQSLFVMGEIKNSYAIPLTEK, translated from the coding sequence ATGCCTGTAAAAACAGAAAAATCATCTGCCGGGTTTCCGGATAAAACCGATCTGACGATCCTGGAAATTCTACAAAACGATTCGTCGCTCACTACAAAAGAAGTTGCTTCAAGGGTTAATTTATCTCCAACACCTGTATTCGAACGCATAAAACGGCTCGAAAAAAATGGGTACATCAAAAAATATCGTGCGGTTTTAGATGCAGAAAAATTGAGCCGTGGTTTTGTAGTTATTTGTAATGTACGTCTTAAGCACCACTCAAAAGAGTTGGGAAAAAAGTTTACAGAAGCAATAATGCAGATTGAGGAAATTACCGAATGTTACAACATTTCGGGCGATTTTGATTTTATGCTGAAAATTCATGTTGGAAGCATGCAGCGTTACCAGGATTTTGTATTAAATACCTTGGGCGAAATAGATAGCATTGGTAATTTACAAAGCCTTTTTGTGATGGGAGAGATTAAGAATTCGTATGCAATTCCTTTGACTGAAAAGTAA
- a CDS encoding epoxyqueuosine reductase QueH, protein MANHPFVSIPHPADTILLHACCAPCTSGIIHYLLKQHIKPVIFYFNPNIFPQEEYEIRKAENKRYAKALNLDFVDADYDHEAWKKQVQHLSDEPERGERCLECFKIRLAETARYASKNGIKIFTTTLASSRWKSLSQINEAGNYAAILYPGVTFWTNNWRKNGLAQKQTEIIREYDFYRQQYCGCEYSLHGSVKNQKQG, encoded by the coding sequence ATGGCTAATCATCCTTTTGTTTCCATACCACATCCGGCCGATACCATTTTACTGCACGCTTGCTGTGCTCCTTGTACAAGTGGCATTATTCACTATTTACTGAAACAACATATCAAACCCGTCATTTTTTACTTCAATCCAAATATTTTTCCGCAAGAAGAATATGAGATTAGAAAAGCAGAAAATAAACGCTATGCCAAAGCTTTGAATCTCGATTTTGTTGATGCAGATTACGACCATGAGGCCTGGAAAAAACAAGTACAACATTTAAGTGATGAGCCGGAGCGTGGTGAGCGTTGTCTCGAATGTTTTAAAATACGCCTGGCCGAAACAGCCCGCTATGCATCTAAAAATGGCATTAAAATATTCACCACAACCCTGGCAAGCTCACGCTGGAAAAGCCTCAGTCAGATTAACGAAGCCGGAAATTATGCTGCAATTTTATATCCAGGTGTTACGTTCTGGACAAATAACTGGCGCAAAAACGGACTGGCTCAAAAGCAAACCGAAATTATCCGCGAATACGATTTTTACCGTCAACAATACTGTGGCTGCGAATATAGCTTGCATGGCTCGGTTAAAAATCAAAAACAGGGATAA
- the nrdB gene encoding class Ia ribonucleoside-diphosphate reductase subunit beta, translating to MSTHKPSIYNGNKIDFLNEKMFLGEGKNIQRYDIQKYPFYEKLSQRMLSFFWRPEEISLIKDINDFNTLSDQEKFIFTENLKYQVLLDSVQGRSPFITFGQVVTLPEVEEAIIIWDFFETIHSMSYSYIIKNVYAEPNKIFDDIMSNEMIMERAGSVTDQYNDFYHYLIQYQAQQLGTTLKKEIDENTLKKKLYMALVSVNILEGVRFYVSFACSFAFAENKKMEGNAKIIKFIARDENEHLAITQRMIHDLRNNKYEGFSEIIKSLDDEVYALYKDAAEQEMRWAEYLFENGSMIGLNAKLLIKYMKYMTDKRLKGIGLEPIYNEKNNPLSWMDHWLRNDSVEVLPQETEITSYVVGGIDMNAKDEDFDV from the coding sequence ATGAGCACGCATAAACCAAGTATATATAACGGAAATAAAATTGACTTTCTAAACGAAAAAATGTTCCTGGGAGAAGGGAAAAATATACAACGCTACGATATCCAAAAGTACCCGTTTTACGAAAAGCTATCACAACGAATGCTGAGTTTCTTCTGGCGACCGGAAGAAATATCGCTGATAAAAGACATTAACGACTTTAACACCCTGAGCGACCAGGAAAAGTTTATTTTTACCGAAAACCTGAAATACCAGGTATTACTCGACAGTGTTCAGGGGCGCTCGCCATTTATTACCTTCGGACAAGTTGTAACCTTACCCGAAGTGGAGGAAGCGATTATAATCTGGGATTTTTTCGAGACCATCCACTCCATGAGCTATTCGTACATTATAAAAAACGTTTATGCCGAACCCAATAAAATTTTCGATGATATTATGTCGAACGAAATGATTATGGAACGTGCCGGTTCGGTTACCGACCAATACAACGATTTTTACCATTATCTTATCCAGTATCAGGCACAACAACTGGGTACAACTTTAAAAAAAGAAATTGATGAAAATACTTTAAAGAAAAAGCTATATATGGCTTTAGTGTCGGTAAATATTCTGGAAGGCGTTCGCTTTTATGTGTCGTTTGCCTGTTCGTTTGCTTTTGCCGAAAACAAGAAGATGGAAGGCAATGCTAAAATTATCAAGTTTATTGCCCGCGACGAAAACGAACATCTTGCCATTACCCAACGAATGATTCACGATTTACGCAACAATAAATACGAAGGGTTTTCAGAAATTATAAAAAGCCTGGACGATGAAGTGTATGCACTATACAAAGATGCTGCCGAGCAGGAAATGCGCTGGGCCGAATATTTGTTCGAAAACGGTTCGATGATTGGACTGAATGCCAAGTTGCTGATAAAATACATGAAATACATGACCGATAAACGGTTGAAAGGAATCGGACTTGAACCCATATACAACGAAAAGAACAACCCATTGTCGTGGATGGATCATTGGTTACGCAACGATAGTGTAGAAGTTTTACCACAAGAAACTGAAATCACATCGTATGTTGTAGGTGGTATAGATATGAACGCCAAAGATGAGGACTTTGATGTTTAA
- the nrdA gene encoding class 1a ribonucleoside-diphosphate reductase subunit alpha, which produces MEQINVVKRDGSKAPIDLSMIHEAVEWACNGYENVSVSDIEINSKLQFYEGITTSEIQKVMIRSAADLISEKQPNYQYVAARLLLMDLRKQVYKQLNPIPFEYLVKNNIYRGVYDSVLLEKYSQQDLVYFSKHINYDRDFNFTFAGISQMVDKYLLQDRITGELYETPQEAFMLIGMFMFMNYEKKQRKEYVVKLYDALSTFKISLPTPIMSGVRTPLRQFSSCCLIDVGDSLESIMNSNTTVGYYTAHRAGIGLNFGRIRGIDAQIRKGEVVHTGLVPFLKIFEATTKGFTQNSVRGGGSTSTLPFFHWEIETFIQLKNNKGNDENRVRRMDYSIALNKLFRERVKNNENITLFSSEETRELYELFYSSDYEGFEELYLLLENNNNIRKKSINAREFYLALLKERYETGRVYILNADHVNKHSSFKDNIYMSNLCQEITLPTAPLSNINKGDGEIAMCILSNVNLGKLDDVSELDNLTELLVRFLDELIDYQEYPVKAAEKSTKNRRSLGIGVSDVFNFLAKNNLHFNKEDGLKTLHRYMERFQYGLIKASANLAKEKGACAYFNRTKYSDGILPIDTYEKNVDEITPNELTLNWGELREMVKQNGLRNSALSAIPPAASSSIVSNSTAGIDPVRKLLIAKMSKFGPLKQLVPGFETYKENYPLAWNIDNEAYLKFVAVFQKFVDQSISTNLYYDVSKYEDNKVPVGNLIRHESLAYKYGLKTLYYLNSNDNSGEASQEAAQKRDVEETIIIEDSTVQEKEQRLENSAVELDACEGGACSV; this is translated from the coding sequence ATGGAACAAATTAATGTAGTAAAACGCGATGGTTCAAAGGCTCCCATCGACTTATCAATGATTCACGAAGCCGTTGAATGGGCCTGCAACGGATACGAAAATGTTTCGGTATCCGATATTGAAATCAACTCCAAACTCCAGTTTTACGAAGGTATCACAACTTCCGAAATTCAAAAGGTGATGATTCGCTCGGCCGCCGACCTGATTTCAGAAAAACAACCCAACTACCAGTATGTTGCTGCCCGCCTGCTTTTAATGGATTTGCGAAAACAAGTTTACAAGCAGTTAAACCCCATCCCCTTTGAGTACCTGGTAAAAAACAACATCTACCGGGGTGTTTACGACAGTGTATTGTTGGAAAAATACAGTCAGCAAGATTTGGTATACTTCAGCAAACATATCAACTACGACAGGGATTTTAATTTCACTTTTGCCGGAATCAGCCAGATGGTGGATAAATACCTTTTGCAAGACAGAATTACCGGCGAGCTGTACGAAACCCCGCAGGAAGCTTTCATGCTTATAGGCATGTTTATGTTTATGAACTATGAGAAAAAACAGCGCAAAGAGTACGTTGTAAAATTGTACGATGCGCTATCAACTTTCAAAATAAGTTTACCTACACCAATTATGTCAGGAGTTCGTACCCCATTACGCCAGTTTAGCTCCTGTTGTTTAATTGATGTGGGCGATTCGCTGGAATCTATCATGAATTCGAATACAACTGTTGGTTATTACACTGCACATCGGGCAGGAATTGGTTTAAATTTTGGGCGAATACGCGGTATCGATGCACAAATTCGCAAAGGCGAAGTAGTGCATACCGGACTGGTTCCTTTTCTGAAAATATTTGAAGCTACTACAAAAGGATTTACTCAAAACTCGGTTCGTGGAGGTGGTTCAACTTCTACCCTGCCATTTTTCCATTGGGAAATTGAAACCTTTATTCAACTAAAAAACAATAAAGGAAACGATGAAAACCGTGTTCGCCGCATGGATTACTCGATCGCTTTAAATAAGTTGTTTCGCGAACGGGTTAAAAACAATGAAAATATAACCCTTTTCTCCAGCGAAGAAACCCGGGAACTGTACGAGCTTTTTTATAGTTCCGATTATGAGGGTTTCGAAGAGCTTTACCTGTTGCTAGAAAACAATAACAACATTCGCAAAAAAAGCATCAATGCCCGCGAATTTTATTTAGCCTTGCTTAAAGAACGCTACGAAACAGGACGAGTTTACATCCTAAATGCCGACCATGTTAACAAGCACAGTTCGTTTAAAGACAATATTTACATGAGCAATCTTTGCCAGGAAATTACACTTCCAACCGCACCTTTAAGCAATATTAACAAAGGTGATGGTGAGATTGCCATGTGTATTTTAAGCAATGTAAATTTAGGGAAACTAGATGATGTTAGCGAACTGGATAATTTGACAGAATTGTTAGTGCGCTTTCTCGATGAGTTAATCGATTACCAGGAATACCCGGTAAAAGCTGCGGAAAAATCAACAAAAAACAGGCGCAGTTTGGGTATTGGTGTTTCCGATGTATTTAATTTTCTGGCTAAAAACAACCTGCATTTCAACAAAGAAGATGGGCTTAAAACACTGCATCGGTACATGGAACGTTTCCAATACGGGTTGATAAAAGCATCGGCAAACCTGGCCAAAGAAAAAGGAGCCTGTGCCTATTTTAACCGTACCAAATATTCCGATGGCATTTTGCCCATTGATACCTATGAGAAAAATGTTGATGAGATTACGCCAAATGAATTAACCCTTAATTGGGGCGAACTCCGCGAAATGGTAAAACAGAATGGATTACGAAATTCGGCATTAAGCGCTATTCCACCAGCAGCTTCAAGTTCTATTGTTTCAAATTCAACAGCTGGAATCGATCCGGTACGCAAACTTTTGATTGCCAAAATGAGCAAATTTGGTCCATTGAAACAACTTGTTCCCGGTTTTGAAACCTACAAGGAAAATTATCCGCTGGCCTGGAACATCGATAACGAAGCCTACCTGAAGTTTGTAGCTGTCTTCCAAAAATTTGTGGACCAAAGTATCAGTACCAACTTGTATTACGATGTTTCGAAATACGAAGACAATAAAGTACCTGTTGGCAATTTAATACGGCACGAAAGTTTAGCCTACAAATACGGACTAAAAACACTGTATTACCTGAATAGTAACGATAATTCGGGTGAGGCATCGCAGGAAGCTGCACAAAAAAGAGATGTTGAAGAAACAATAATTATTGAAGACAGTACAGTACAAGAAAAAGAACAAAGACTTGAAAACAGCGCAGTAGAATTAGATGCCTGCGAAGGTGGAGCTTGTTCTGTATAA